The following coding sequences are from one Anguilla anguilla isolate fAngAng1 chromosome 12, fAngAng1.pri, whole genome shotgun sequence window:
- the LOC118209369 gene encoding extracellular calcium-sensing receptor-like, translating to MCSGMALQIILLALTVLWAAAQTPPCRILGRAAKPSFYQHGDINIGGVFSMHHIPLDTTIKFEAKPEPLRCSRVNFREFRVAQTMIFAIEEINNRTDLLPGVSLGYKIYDTCISAAFSIQSAMALMNGYEETLTDTSCSTPAVVQAIIGDSVSTNTMAIAATVGLFQIPVISHFATCACLSNRKEFPTFFRTIPSDYYQSRAMAQLVKHFGWTWIGAVRSDSDYGNNGMATFIKAAQQEGICIEYSEKFYRTESDKLLKVVDVIRRGTAKVIVAFLGQGEMNKLLEQLTLQNITGLQMVGSEGWITASSAVTPTSFRILGGSIGFAVPKGKINGFKEFLLKLHPSKYPNNIVVIDFWENAFQCSLTNENNLPQMNPCKGSESLTELGNEYTDVSELRISSNVYKAVYAVANSLHGLLACTPQQGCANRMKTQPWQVLKALKEVNFTLGTGEKVSFDSNGDPVARYEVVNWQLGPDSEVEFKMVGYYDASLPPGQQFVMSPVTMVWAGGQKQKPRSVCSESCPPGTRKAVQRGRPVCCYDCVPCAEGEISNVTVVLMAFRATLPGSNVMKWFGPLQQRLSVLAFTLIQVLICVLWLTISPPFPNKNMKHYKEKIILECDVGSAVGFWAVLGYIGLLSVLCFILAFLARKLPDNFNEAKYITFSMLIFCAVWITFIPAYVSSPGKFTVAVEIFAILASSFGLLFCIFLPKCYIILFRPEQNTKKHIMGKTNLSL from the exons ATGTGCAGTGGGATGGCACTGCAGATCATTCTGCTGGCACTAACAGTCCTCTGGGCTGCAGCACAGACTCCACCATGCAGAATACTGGGGAGGGCAGCCAAGCCTAGCTTCTATCAACATGGAGACATCAACATCGGTGGGGTCTTCTCCATGCACCATATTCCTTTGGACACAACTATCAAATTTGAAGCCAAACCAGAACCGCTGAGATGCTCTCG AGTTAACTTCAGAGAATTCCGGGTGGCTCAGACGATGATCTTCGCCAttgaagaaataaacaacagaactgACCTCCTCCCAGGAGTATCTCttggatataaaatatatgacaCCTGTATCTCTGCAGCATTTTCTATACAATCAGCCATGGCTCTGATGAACGGTTATGAGGAAACACTGACCGACACATCTTGCTCCACACCAGCAGTAGTTCAGGCCATCATTGGAGACTCAGTATCTACAAACACTATGGCAATTGCTGCAACAGTAGGATTATTTCAAATTCCAGTG aTCAGTCACTTTGCTACCTGTGCATGCTTGAGCAACAGAAAAGAATTTCCCACATTCTTCAGAACCATTCCCAGTGACTATTACCAGAGCAGGGCAATGGCTCAGCTGGTGAAGCACTTTGGCTGGACCTGGATAGGAGCAGTGAGAAGTGACAGTGACTACGGCAACAATGGGATGGCCACGTTTATAAAAGCCGCTCAACAAGAAGGAATCTGCATTGAGTATTCAGAGAAATTTTACAGAACAGAATCAGATAAATTATTGAAGGTTGTAGATGTTATCAGAAGAGGTACTGCAAAGGTAATTGTAGCATTTCTTGGTCAGGGTGAAATGAACAAGTTACTGGAGCAGCTGACGCTTCAGAATATTACAGGTCTCCAAATGGTTGGCAGTGAAGGCTGGATAACAGCAAGCAGTGCAGTAACACCAACAAGTTTCAGAATACTGGGAGGGTCTATTGGCTTTGCTGTTcccaaaggcaaaataaatggcttTAAAGAGTTTTTGTTGAAACTTCACCCATCAAAATACCCAAATAATATTGTTGTCATAGACTTTTGGGAAAATGCGTTTCAATGTTCCctcacaaatgaaaacaatctaCCTCAAATGAATCCCTGCAAGGGATCTGAGAGCTTAACTGAACTGGGAAACGAATACACCGATGTATCAGAACTGAGAATCTCCAGCAATGTTTACAAAGCAGTATACGCTGTTGCTAATTCTCTACATGGTTTATTGGCATGTACTCCCCAACAAGGCTGCGCAAACAGGATGAAAACACAGCCCTGGcag GTACTTAAGGCTCTGAAAGAAGTCAATTTTACTTTGGGAACAGGAGAGAAAGTCTCCTTTGACAGTAATGGAGACCCAGTGGCCAGATATGAGGTGGTGAACTGGCAGCTTGGCCCTGATAGTGAAGTAGAATTCAAAATGGTCGGCTACTATGATGCCTCTTTACCACCTGGGCAGCAGTTTGTGATGAGCCCTGTTACTATGGTTTGGGCAGGTGGGCAAAAACAG AAACCcaggtcagtgtgcagtgagagctgtcccccaggcacccggaaggctgtgcagagaggaaggcctgtctgctgctatgactgtgtgccctgtgctgaGGGAGAAATCAGCAATGTCACAG tggtgttaatggccttcagggctacacttccaggcagtaatgtgatgaagtggtttgggcctctgcagcagagactgagtgttcttgctttcactctcatacaggtccttatttgtgtgctttggttaacaatatcccctcctttccccaacaagaacatgaagcactacaaagagaagatcattctagaatgtgatgtaggatcagcagtggggttctgggctgtgctgggttatATTGGGCTCCTCTCTGTATTGTGCTTTATTTTAGCTTTTCTAGCTCGTAAGCTGCCTGACAACTTCAATGAAGCCAAGTacatcacattcagcatgctcatattctgtgcagtctggatcacTTTTATACCAGCTTATGTCAGCTCACCTGGAAAGTTCACTGTGGCTGTGGAAATATTTGCAATTTTAGCATCTAGTTTTGGCTTACTATTCTGTATCTTTCTTCCAAAATGTTACATAATATTATTCCGACctgagcaaaacacaaaaaaacatataatgGGTAAAACAAATTTGAGTCTCTGA